One genomic region from Anopheles bellator chromosome 2, idAnoBellAS_SP24_06.2, whole genome shotgun sequence encodes:
- the LOC131207716 gene encoding uncharacterized protein LOC131207716, whose translation MGSACGDCRWGNRSHCFHPQCITADGMERGVVSLNRRIPGPTVHVCLHDIVVVDLVNHMDGFDTTIHWHGLHQSESPWMDGVPMITQCPIPHGTTFRYVFNASNVGTQFYHSHSGHQKANGLYGLLVVRSPVDLNRRLYDFDLSQHRMIISDWTLDLAEKFVPGLQSSTVRMDSILINGRGRHFDEEEQELQVQAPLTVYRVTKGFRYRFRIVSSGSQFCPFQLQIEGHRMVLISTDGGAIQPLTVDTLISTSGERYDFVLSADQKPGNYWVRVRAIGFCNVERREEFAILSYADAESVSDEELAFPDSKPPTWDERFPSGMVLNNPNATCYLAGDADRCVADLEAYEAQRDDRLIDAEPDKRFQVLFNTFTADPGILFSDQGYVRYMTVVLTLNNIGVTNNISMVFPDFPLLTQPELIAGDKLFCNDTYKPPDRCRPNRACFCLHRLKVDLNDVVEMSLIDDSKVIRDLYHPFHLHGHRFIVTGMGQLPLFRTAGEKVDFVNRRDQRPRGRMPSDHNPPYKDTVSVPSRGYTKIRFRADNPGFWLVHCHFEWHLGIGMSFVLQVGEIEQMKRAPADFPRCGSYKPDVLAYGHSAL comes from the exons ATGGGATC GGCTTGTGGCGATTGCCGGTGGGGCAACCGGAGCCACTGCTTTCACCCGCAGTGCATCACGGCCGACGGAATGGAGCGTGGAGTGGTGTCACTGAATCGTCGCATTCCGGGACCAACGGTCCACGTGTGTCTGCACGATATCGTGGTGGTGGATTTGGTCAACCACATGGACGGGTTCGACACGACGATCCACTGGCACGGGCTGCATCAATCCGAGAGCCCCTGGATGGACGGGGTGCCGATGATTACACAGTGTCCAATTCCGCACGGCACCACTTTCCGATACGTCTTCAATGCGTCCAACGTCGGCACCCAGTTCTATCACTCGCACTCCGGCCACCAGAAAGCCAACGGACTGTACGGGCTGCTCGTGGTGCGCTCTCCTGTAGACCTCAACCGACGGTTGTACGACTTCGATCTGAGCCAGCACCGCATGATAATCTCCGACTGGACACTGGATCTGGCGGAAAAGTTTGTCCCGGGACTGCAGAGCAGCACGGTGCGCATGGACTCGATTCTCATcaacggccgcggccggcaTTTCGAT GAAGAGGAGCAGGAACTGCAGGTGCAGGCCCCGCTGACGGTTTACAGGGTCACGAAGGGGTTCCGGTATCGGTTCCGGATAGTTAGCAGCGGCAGCCAGTTCTGTCCCTTCCAGCTGCAG ATTGAAGGTCACCGAATGGTTCTTATTTCGACCGATGGGGGCGCTATTCAACCGCTGACGGTGGACACGCTGATCTCGACGTCCGGCGAGCGGTACGACTTTGTGCTCAGCGCCGACCAGAAACCAg GCAACTATTGGGTGCGTGTTCGAGCCATCGGTTTCTGCAACGTCGAGCGGCGGGAAGAGTTCGCCATTCTGTCGTACGCGGACGCCGAGAGTGTGTCGGATGAGGAACTGGCATTCCCGGACAGCAAACCGCCTACGTGGGACGAGCGTTTCCCGTCGGGAATG GTTCTCAACAATCCGAACGCCACGTGCTATCTGGCGGGCGATGCCGATCGGTGCGTGGCGGACTTGGAGGCGTACGAAGCGCAGCGGGACGACCGACTCATCGATGCCGAGCCCGACAAGCGGTTCCAGGTGCTCTTCAATACGTTCACCGCCGACCCGGGCATCCTGTTCTCGGACCAGGGCTACGTCCGATACATGA CGGTGGTGCTCACGCTCAACAACATCGGTGTCACGAACAACATCAGCATGGTGTTCCCCGATTTTCCTCTGCTCACGCAACCGGAGCTGATTGCCGGCGACAAGCTGTTCTGCAATGACACCTACAAGCCGCCGGACCGCTGCCGGCCGAACCGAGCCTGCTTCTGCCTGCACCGCCTGAAGGTGGATCTCAACGATGTGGTGGAGATGTCGCTGATCGACGACTCGAAAG TCATCCGAGACCTGTACCATCCGTTCCACTTGCACGGGCACCGCTTCATCGTTACCGGCATGGGCCAGTTGCCGCTGTTCCGGACGGCCGGTGAAAAAGTCGACTTTGTCAATCGACGCGACCAGCGCCCGCGCGGACGGATGCCCTCCGATCACAACCCCCCGTACAAGGACACCGTGTCGGTGCCGTCCCGCGGCTACACCAAGATCCGCTTCCGGGCGGACAATCCGG GCTTTTGGCTGGTGCACTGTCACTTCGAATGGCACCTCGGCATCGGGATGAGCTTCGTGTTGCAGGTCGGTGAGATCGAGCAGATGAAAAGGGCCCCGGCGGATTTCCCGCGCTGCGGAAGCTACAAACCGGACGTACTTGCCTACGGACACTCTGCGCTGTGA
- the LOC131207715 gene encoding uncharacterized protein LOC131207715, which translates to MRYSLLVILCLGASAVTAQTWLRTLIDNSNGTIDVHAFPGEQCLRECDSTQPRICHFSWTLEHYHAMGPACRACSRGQREDCFHPACLTADGVERGVMSINRKIPGPAISVCKNDLIVIDVTNAMAGTATSLHWHGLHQRATPHMDGVPFVTQCPIAFGNTFRYAFLATEAGTQFYHSHSGHHKVNGHYGALVVREPRSADPNSQLYHYDTPAHVLVGSDWMHVDGEMFMPGLPLAGGILPVNLLINGRGTFGGRDGHARTDVPLEVFYVRRGARFRFRFINAASHVCPLQLQIEDHTMEIIASDSFHLQPRKVDTFVTTSGERYDFVVDAQGTKDTYWIRLRALGPCEARELEQFAVLSYTNTPRQQAAFPGQDPPPYDKPFVNVHTANHPNATCGRPEFGDYCITDFQAYDTDESVINGVPDHQFELGFYNYPVSFHHMFETHTHEHFMNIHDDLMLQGAINNISLAYPPFPLLTQPDQIEESMFCTNESRPARCADRQLCTCTHRIKIKLGDLVELYILDLTPAVDDLNHPFHLHGYQMFVMELGQDRRVPITIDIARDIAARRLTEQRIAGVLPPRKDTVSIPSRGYARVRFRADNPGFWLMHCHYEWHTAVGMALVLQVGETDQMVRPPSGFPKCNNYAPSVDEQLLAGI; encoded by the exons ATGCGCTACAGTTTACTAGTGATACTGTGCCTGGGCGCTAGTGCAGTGACCGCTCAGACATGGCTGCGTACGTTGATCGACAATTCAAATGGTACGATCGACGTGCACGCGTTCCCCGGCGAACAGTGTTTGCGGGAGTGCGACAGCACGCAGCCGCGGATCTGCCACTTCTCCTGGACGCTGGAACACTATCACGCGATGGGACC AGCCTGCCGAGCATGCAGCCGAGGTCAACGGGAGGACTGCTTCCATCCGGCCTGCCTCACCGCCGACGGCGTAGAACGCGGTGTCATGAGCATCAACCGTAAGATCCCGGGACCAGCGATCAGCGTGTGCAAAAACGATCTCATCGTGATCGACGTGACGAATGCGATGGCCGGAACGGCCACTAGCCTTCACTGGCACGGCCTACATCAGCgggccacaccacacatgGACGGCGTTCCGTTCGTGACGCAGTGTCCAATCGCATTCGGCAACACTTTCCGGTACGCATTCCTGGCGACCGAAGCCGGCACTCAGTTCTATCACTCCCACTCGGGACATCACAAAGTGAACGGCCACTACGGAGCGCTGGTGGTCCGGGAACCTCGTTCGGCAGACCCAAACTCCCAGCTCTATCACTACGACACTCCGGCCCACGTGTTGGTGGGTTCGGATTGGATGCACGTCGATGGGGAAATGTTTATGCCGGGGCTACCCTTGGCCGGTGGGATACTACCGGTCAACCTACTGATTAACGGGCGCGGGACTTTCGGCGGCAGAGATGGCCACGCCCGGACGGATGTCCCATTGGAAGTGTTCTACGTACGCCGGGGagctcgcttccggttccggttcatcAACGCCGCCAGCCACGTGTGTCCGTTGCAGCTCCAGATCGAGGACCACACGATGGAGATCATCGCCAGTgattcgtttcatttgcaacCGCGAAAGGTGGACACATTCGTCACTACGTCCGGCGAGCGGTACGACTTCGTGGTGGATGCACAAGGCACCAAAG ACACCTACTGGATTCGACTGCGAGCGCTAGGACCCTGTGAGGCCCGCGAACTGGAACAGTTTGCGGTGCTCAGCTACACGAACACACCCAGACAGCAGGCTGCCTTCCCGGGCCAGGATCCGCCGCCGTACGATAAGCCTTTCGTCAACGTGCACACCGCCAACCACCCGAACGCCACCTGTGGTCGGCCGGAGTTTGGAGATTACTGCATCACGGACTTCCAGGCGTACGATACGGACGAGTCGGTCATCAACGGCGTTCCGGATCATCAGTTCGAGCTGGGCTTCTACAACTATCCCGTTTCATTCCACCACATGTTCGAAACGCACACCCATGAGCACTTCATGA ACATCCATGACGATCTGATGCTGCAGGGcgccatcaacaacatcagccTGGCGTATCCTCCCTTTCCACTGCTCACGCAACCCGATCAAATCGAAGAGTCTATGTTCTGTACGAACGAAAGTCGTCCGGCGCGCTGTGCCGATCGGCAACTCTGCACCTGTACGCATCGGATCAAGATCAAGCTCGGCGATCTGGTGGAACTGTACATTCTCGATCTGACACCCGCAGTCGACGATCTGAACCATCCGTTCCATCTGCACGGCTACCAGATGTTCGTGATGGAGCTGGGCCAGGACCGACGGGTACCGATCACGATCGACATCGCACGGGACATCGCTGCGCGACGGTTAACGGAGCAGCGGATCGCGGGTGTCCTGCCGCCGCGTAAGGACACCGTGTCGATACCGAGCCGCGGGTACGCTCGGGTACGGTTCCGGGCGGACAACCCCGGGTTCTGGTTGATGCACTGTCACTACGAGTGGCACACGGCCGTCGGAAtggcgctggtgctgcagGTTGGCGAAACGGACCAAATGGTGCGACCTCCGAGTGGGTTCCCGAAGTGCAATAACTACGCACCGAGCGTGGAcgagcagctgctggcggGAATCTAA